TTTCCATAGTTCGATTTTTTAATGTCTATGGACCCCGGCAGTTGAAATATATAATGTACGATTTACTTTTGAAAGTAAAAGAAAACCCTAATCGTATTGAAATGCTTGGTACTGGAGAAGAAATGAGAGATTTCGTATATGTTGCAGATGCAATCAAAGCCTTGCTTTTGGTGTCGCAAGACGAATTTTCAGTAGGCGAAGTATACAACGTAGCTTCTGGCAGACAAACCACAATACGCGAAGTCGCCGCTGCCTTACTGAAAATCTATGGTGTTGACACACATATCGATTTTATAGGTTCAAGTTGGAAGGGCGATGTAAAGCATCTGGTAGCGGATACATCAAAGATTTCTACAATAGGCTATAAGCCTTCATACTGCTTAGAGGCTGGCCTGGAAAACTTTGTCAACTGGTTCAAATCGAGCTCATAGCTATATGAGCATAACCCACAGAAAAATTTCATTTTTGGTGAGAAATTGAAGATAGGTCTAATAGCTCCGGAGTTTTTGCCAAATTGGGGTGGAGTAGGTACATACTGTGTTGAACTAGTCAAAAATTTGTGCAAAGATCCTAATCTCGAAATCCATGTAATTACCCTGCTTAGGAATATTAAACGAATAGACGGCTCTGATAGTTCATACACAGAAACAGACATTCTTAACTATTTCAATAATAAAATCCATCTGCATATAATTTCAGGCGCTAGCGAGACTTTCCTTTATAACAGCCAATTTCAGTATCAACTATTTAGACAGTTGCCCGAAATCGTTAAAGAAAATGAAATCGAATTGCTTCATTCTCAGCATGCTCATATGTCTGACATTTTATCCAAGTTAAGGCTAAAAACTCCGACAGTAACGACAATCCATAGTACAGTAAAAAATCAAGTTGACGGAATCAAGATTACTAACCAGAAATGGTCTGAGATGGATTCATCTGAGCATTTTGAGCTTGCCTTGTATCCTATGTTGCGACTGGCCGAAAGGTTTTACCTGAGAAAGAGCGCTCGTCAGATGAATATTTTTGTCTCAAAATGGACTAAAACACATATTAAACAAAATTATCAGTATGCCTATGTTGATGGGCCTGTTATTCATAACGGTGTCGATGCCCAGCAGTTTTCGCCATCAAAACACTCCGATTCTAACATACTTAGTGATATCTCTGATCCAGTAATACTTTATGCGTCAAGGCTAACGGTTGCACGCGGAGCACATATTTTAGCCCAGGCTATACCTGAAATTTTGAAGGTTAACAAAAATGTTCATTTCGTTTTTGCGGGGTCTGGATACGTTAAATCTCTTCGCGATATTCTTGAGCAAAAAGGTGTTCCTAAAGATAAGGTAACCTTGTTGGGGTATGTGGATTACAAAGACTTGCCATCGCTTTATGCAAAATCTTATGCTTATGCCATGCCTACCTCTTGGGAAAATCTTCCCTTTAAGCTTCTGGAGGCAATGAGTTCTGGCAGACCAGTTATAACCACCGCCGTTGGTGGAATACCGGAAGTAGTCAAAAATGGTTATAACGGTCTGTTTACTTTCAGAACGCCGCATGCTATCGCTGAAACCGTTATTCAGCTTTTAGATGATCCCAAACTAGCAAATAGGTTAGGCGAGAACGCACGTAAAACCGTTGTGGATAATTTCACATGGACAGAAACAGCGAGAAAAACCAAGCAGGTGTATGAAAAAATCTTAATTGCTTAAATAGAAAACATATCAAATCGGTGAAAAAATGAAGATTTTGCTTGTCAACCCCCCCAGATTCAAGGGTATTCCTGTTATCCGAGAAGAAAGATGTGAAGTTACCGACAGATACTCGGTTCTTCCCCCTTATAGTCTTCTACAAATAGCCTCCTTACTAAAATCTAACTCTCATGAAGTATCCTTGATAGATGCAAACGGTTTGAACCTTTCTTGGGATCAAATCAAAAAAGGGATTGTGTGTTCAAATTATGACGCTTTGATTTTTAGGTTTACCCCAACCACTTTTGGTGAAGATATTAAAGTAGCCGCTATCTCAAAGACAAGTCATCGAAACGCATGGACTATTGGAATTTGTTGGACCCTTCAAACTCTTCCCGAAAGCGTGTTGCAAACCGCTAGCGAACTTGATATTTATATACGGCATGAATATGAAACAGTAACACCAAGCCTCGTATCAGCTTTAAGTCAAGGTAATGATCTATCTTCTGTTCGGGGCATAGCATACCGTGATGGGAGCAAAATTAACGTTAATGACCCTGCTGAGCCCTTATCAAATTGGGCAAATATGCCTTTACCCGATTATGATTTGCTTCCGTCACTCAAAAATTATTACATAAATACTCATCATGGTTCGCCATTTACGATTATGTATGCCGGTAAAGGTTGTCCTTTTTCCTGCATTTATTGCACAGAAAGACATACAAAATTAAAGAATCGATCTGCAGCGAGCATTATCGAGGAATTGCGTTTTCTTAAACAGAAATACAATGTAAAAACACTTTCTTTCTTTGATGAGACTTTCACAATCGACAAAGAAAGAACAATAACAATTGCAAATGCTATTAAAAAAGAAAAAATGAATATCGTCTGGTACTGCAATACACGTGTTAATCTTGTTGATGAATCTTTGTTGAAAATCATGTATGCTGGAGGTTGTAGAGGAATATCTTTTGGGATAGAATCAGGTAGTCAAAAGATTCTTGATAATGCCGAGAAAGGTATTACTGTTCAGCAAGCTGAATATGCTATAAGACTTGTGAAAAAGGTTGGAATAAAGGTCTACTGTAGTTTCATTTTTGGTTTGCCTGGTGAAAACTGGGACACAGTTAAGGAAACTATAAAATTCGTAAAACGGACATTGCCAACAGGTGCCCAATTTAATGTTGCTGTTCCATATCCTGGAACTGAACTTCAAAGAATCGCTACAGAAAAAGGTTGGATCGGCAAAGACATCAGTTGGCATGAATTATACCAGCATGAATCTGTAATGAGAACAGACGAATTGACCAGTTTTGATTTGGATAAAGCTAGAAAAATGGCTTATCAAGCACTATACTTTAACAACCGATGGTGGATGAATAATATTTGGTATACTTTTAGACATATAGAGGACTTACCTCTTGCCGCTAGATATGCGATCAAAATAGTAAACAACTATATTTTCCATAAAATGGAGCATGCACACTGAATTCTTGTTCTTTATGAAATTGTAGTAATCATTTTTAATTAGCGGATACCAAATGGAAACTCTGAAATTTTTGTTAACATCAACATTTTTCCCTCCTTATCATATTGGAGGCGATGCAATCCACGTTGGATGTTTAGCCCAAGAATTAACTAGACTCGGCCATAAAGTTAATGTTCTGCATAGTATAGATGCATATGAGCTCAAACGAAAAAGTATACCTAAAGAAAGCGGAGATACTGGAATTTATGTTTACTCAATTAAATCACCTTTACATTACACTTCTTATTTAGCCTATTTGTTTGGTGGATCCCCTTTAGTGGAGCGGAAATTCAAGTTTTTGGTAAATGAAATCAAACCTGACATAGTCCATCATCATAATATCTCTCTGCTAAGTTACAGACTTTTAGGCAAACGTAGTAACTATTTTAATTTGTATACTGCTCATGATTTTTGGTTGGTCTGCCAGCAAAATAACCTATTGAAAAATGGCGAATTTTCCTGTGATGATTATTCATGTTTATCATGCTCAATAAGGCGTAGAAGATTTCCTCAAGTTTGGCGCTCGTTTAAAGGATTTAAGGAAGTAGTGGATGAGATTGATTGCATGATCGCACCAAGCGATTATTTGCGCAATAAGATTAGCGCACAGATACCTGTAAGAATTGAAACCATCCCTAATTTTGTTCCGAGACCTCCACTAAATATTGGTAAATCTGGTTTTTCCAATTTCTTCCTTTATGCTGGCGTTTTAGAAAAACATAAAGGAATATTAAATTTGATTAACCTATTTGCAGATCCTCATATTGAGTCAAATCTCTTGATTGCTGGACAAGGTAGCCTGATGCCGAGTATAAAAGCTTCTATAAACAAACTCGGTCTAGAAAAAAAGATAATTTTACTTGGTTGGACGAATCACGATTTATTGTATCGTTTGTTAAATGACGCAAATGCACTCATAGTGCCCTCGATATGTCCTGAAAATAATCCTTTGATTATTTTGGAAGCTTTTTCTATGGGGTGTCCCGTTATAGCTTCTAGAATTGGTGGAATACCAGAAATAGTTCAAAAATTAAACAAGAATCTAGTTTATGAAGATTTGAATACCCTTAGACAGCTAGTAATGAGTTTTTCTAAAAAAGAGTTTTCACCAGAACACATAAAATCGATTTATAGCCAAAACTATTCTCCAGAAGCGTATGTAAAAAAATATTTTGAAAAATTAAATCGCTGTGGGTCTTAAAAGGATTGATATCCTTTTCACCAAATAAAAAAGAGTAGAAATCAAAATCGTTAACTACCTGTCAAATAGTAATCAATTCA
The DNA window shown above is from Candidatus Bathyarchaeota archaeon and carries:
- a CDS encoding glycosyltransferase family 4 protein, whose protein sequence is MKIGLIAPEFLPNWGGVGTYCVELVKNLCKDPNLEIHVITLLRNIKRIDGSDSSYTETDILNYFNNKIHLHIISGASETFLYNSQFQYQLFRQLPEIVKENEIELLHSQHAHMSDILSKLRLKTPTVTTIHSTVKNQVDGIKITNQKWSEMDSSEHFELALYPMLRLAERFYLRKSARQMNIFVSKWTKTHIKQNYQYAYVDGPVIHNGVDAQQFSPSKHSDSNILSDISDPVILYASRLTVARGAHILAQAIPEILKVNKNVHFVFAGSGYVKSLRDILEQKGVPKDKVTLLGYVDYKDLPSLYAKSYAYAMPTSWENLPFKLLEAMSSGRPVITTAVGGIPEVVKNGYNGLFTFRTPHAIAETVIQLLDDPKLANRLGENARKTVVDNFTWTETARKTKQVYEKILIA
- a CDS encoding glycosyltransferase, with product METLKFLLTSTFFPPYHIGGDAIHVGCLAQELTRLGHKVNVLHSIDAYELKRKSIPKESGDTGIYVYSIKSPLHYTSYLAYLFGGSPLVERKFKFLVNEIKPDIVHHHNISLLSYRLLGKRSNYFNLYTAHDFWLVCQQNNLLKNGEFSCDDYSCLSCSIRRRRFPQVWRSFKGFKEVVDEIDCMIAPSDYLRNKISAQIPVRIETIPNFVPRPPLNIGKSGFSNFFLYAGVLEKHKGILNLINLFADPHIESNLLIAGQGSLMPSIKASINKLGLEKKIILLGWTNHDLLYRLLNDANALIVPSICPENNPLIILEAFSMGCPVIASRIGGIPEIVQKLNKNLVYEDLNTLRQLVMSFSKKEFSPEHIKSIYSQNYSPEAYVKKYFEKLNRCGS
- a CDS encoding B12-binding domain-containing radical SAM protein, producing the protein MKILLVNPPRFKGIPVIREERCEVTDRYSVLPPYSLLQIASLLKSNSHEVSLIDANGLNLSWDQIKKGIVCSNYDALIFRFTPTTFGEDIKVAAISKTSHRNAWTIGICWTLQTLPESVLQTASELDIYIRHEYETVTPSLVSALSQGNDLSSVRGIAYRDGSKINVNDPAEPLSNWANMPLPDYDLLPSLKNYYINTHHGSPFTIMYAGKGCPFSCIYCTERHTKLKNRSAASIIEELRFLKQKYNVKTLSFFDETFTIDKERTITIANAIKKEKMNIVWYCNTRVNLVDESLLKIMYAGGCRGISFGIESGSQKILDNAEKGITVQQAEYAIRLVKKVGIKVYCSFIFGLPGENWDTVKETIKFVKRTLPTGAQFNVAVPYPGTELQRIATEKGWIGKDISWHELYQHESVMRTDELTSFDLDKARKMAYQALYFNNRWWMNNIWYTFRHIEDLPLAARYAIKIVNNYIFHKMEHAH